Proteins from one bacterium genomic window:
- a CDS encoding carbonic anhydrase has product MDTGAVAVVDAGSGHDGVSPEEALARLIIGNRHFVNAKPAFPDQDAARREALLEGQAPFAAILSCSDSRVAPEVLFDQGLGDLFVVRVAGNVANAIGIASLEYAAEHLGTRLIVVLGHERCGAVTAAVGGGELPGHLPALMTALQPAVAANRDPHGDPVEGAIRANVELTAELLRESGPILAEMVEKGELKIVGARYDLDTGIVEWLDGLAGPGHGAAAHAAAPAAKSKHAPAHAAIPAATPNHAAAARRRHSTQRRTRLRLRRMRQRRRRTHRPRRHTIRPSRLRTPPRSQSRVPNRTDRHTVARNRNGIARCWSNDHCPARSRTGFRRRSLSSPSACPRTAPAAS; this is encoded by the coding sequence CTGGACACGGGCGCCGTCGCAGTCGTTGACGCCGGCTCCGGGCACGACGGCGTCAGCCCCGAAGAGGCGCTGGCCCGCCTCATCATCGGCAACCGTCATTTCGTCAATGCCAAGCCCGCGTTCCCGGACCAGGATGCCGCGCGACGCGAAGCCCTGCTCGAAGGCCAGGCGCCGTTTGCCGCCATCCTCAGTTGCTCGGACTCGCGCGTGGCGCCCGAAGTGCTCTTCGACCAGGGCCTGGGCGACCTGTTCGTGGTGCGCGTGGCCGGCAACGTGGCCAACGCGATCGGCATCGCCAGCCTGGAGTACGCGGCCGAGCACCTGGGCACTCGGTTGATCGTGGTGCTGGGCCATGAGCGCTGCGGGGCCGTGACCGCGGCGGTGGGCGGCGGCGAACTGCCGGGGCACCTGCCGGCGCTGATGACCGCGCTGCAGCCGGCGGTGGCGGCCAATCGTGACCCGCACGGCGACCCGGTGGAGGGCGCCATCCGGGCGAACGTCGAGCTGACCGCCGAACTGCTGCGCGAGAGCGGGCCGATCCTGGCCGAGATGGTCGAGAAGGGTGAGCTGAAGATCGTCGGCGCCCGCTACGATCTGGACACGGGCATCGTCGAATGGCTCGACGGGCTGGCGGGACCGGGCCACGGAGCGGCGGCGCACGCCGCGGCACCGGCGGCCAAGTCGAAGCACGCACCGGCGCATGCGGCAATTCCGGCGGCCACGCCGAACCACGCGGCCGCGGCACGCCGGCGGCACAGCACGCAGCGGCGCACACGGCTGCGCCTGCGGCGCATGCGGCAACGCCGGCGGCGCACACACCGGCCAAGGCGGCACACGATACGGCCAAGCCGGCTGCGCACGCCGCCCCGATCGCAAAGCCGGGTGCCGAACCGCACGGATCGACACACGGTCGCTAGGAACAGGAACGGGATCGCGCGGTGCTGGTCAAACGACCACTGCCCCGCGCGATCCCGGACCGGATTCCGGCGCCGCTCCTTGTCTAGTCCTTCAGCTTGTCCGCGAACTGCTCCCGCAGCTTCTTGA
- the msrA gene encoding peptide-methionine (S)-S-oxide reductase MsrA, whose protein sequence is MAETGKQQAVLGGGCFWCLEAVYQRLKGVEQVESGYAGGSGPTTYREVCTGETGHAEVVRVTYDPAVITYRDLLTVFFATHDPTTLNRQGADAGTQYRSVIFCRDAAQRADAEAMIAELTRDKIFDNRIVTELAADATFHVAEDYHQDYYENNRSQGYCQVVINPKIKKLREQFADKLKD, encoded by the coding sequence ATGGCGGAAACGGGCAAGCAGCAGGCAGTCCTGGGCGGTGGGTGCTTCTGGTGCCTGGAGGCCGTCTACCAGCGCCTGAAGGGCGTTGAACAGGTCGAGTCGGGCTACGCCGGCGGCAGCGGACCGACCACGTACCGGGAAGTGTGTACGGGGGAGACCGGGCATGCCGAGGTGGTGCGGGTGACGTACGATCCGGCCGTGATCACCTATCGCGACCTGCTGACGGTGTTCTTCGCCACGCATGACCCGACAACCCTCAATCGCCAGGGTGCCGATGCCGGCACGCAGTACCGGTCGGTCATCTTCTGTCGCGATGCGGCGCAGCGCGCGGACGCCGAGGCGATGATCGCCGAACTGACGCGCGACAAGATCTTCGACAACCGCATCGTGACCGAACTGGCCGCGGACGCGACGTTCCATGTGGCAGAGGACTATCACCAGGACTACTACGAGAACAACCGGTCGCAGGGGTACTGCCAGGTCGTGATCAATCCCAAGATCAAGAAGCTGCGGGAGCAGTTCGCGGACAAGCTGAAGGACTAG
- the guaA gene encoding glutamine-hydrolyzing GMP synthase — protein MKHDVIAVIDFGGQYAHLIATKVRRAARVLAEIRQPEDPCEAFAGCKGIILSGSPSLASFGEDSDWNKAILDLDVPILGFCFGHQEIAKHYGGTVIHGKQEWGRADLHLTGEHALYKGLGPVETVWMSHFDSVTAVGEGFRELGWSKLGANAEPHRFAAIADDTRRRYGFQYHPEVDDTVHGDDMIANFVLGICGCRPTWTMERYVEEQVERIREQVGDRSVFLLASGGVDSTVAARLFVEALGPERLELLHVDNGLMRKDESRQVVAMFRDMGLGDHLHFIDATDTFLAALAGKVEPEAKRRAIGDTFITVFESEARRLGITGHMLGQGTIYPDTIETGGTKRADTIKTHHNRVPIIEEMIKAGKVVEPLADLYKVEVRELGEKLGIPHDMIWRHPFPGPGLGVRLLCSDGAVADETTLAKITPAVAKAVEDYGLQAMPLPIRSVGVKADLRTYEHPVLLHAPASVAGGEYDWDALAEASGTIFKTVGGLNRALLLLGDGLPHECRPLAAQMTRERLDLLRECDEVMMAALRRHGLYDQVWQCPTVLVPLEIDGRGRELCIVRPILSERAMTATAARLPRRLLDEVRAQIIARSEISAVAYDLTSKPPGTIEWE, from the coding sequence ATGAAGCACGACGTCATCGCCGTCATCGACTTCGGCGGCCAGTACGCCCATCTCATCGCCACCAAGGTCAGGCGCGCGGCGCGGGTGCTGGCCGAGATCCGCCAGCCCGAGGACCCGTGCGAGGCCTTCGCCGGCTGCAAGGGCATCATCCTGAGCGGCAGCCCGTCGCTGGCCTCGTTCGGCGAGGACTCGGACTGGAACAAGGCCATCCTCGACCTCGACGTGCCCATCCTCGGGTTCTGCTTCGGGCACCAGGAGATCGCCAAGCACTACGGCGGCACCGTCATCCACGGGAAGCAGGAGTGGGGCCGCGCCGACCTGCACCTGACCGGCGAGCACGCGCTCTACAAGGGCCTGGGCCCGGTCGAGACGGTGTGGATGAGCCACTTCGACTCGGTCACGGCGGTCGGCGAAGGGTTCCGCGAGCTGGGCTGGTCGAAACTCGGGGCGAACGCCGAGCCGCACCGCTTCGCCGCCATTGCCGACGATACGCGCCGCCGCTACGGTTTCCAGTACCATCCCGAGGTCGACGACACCGTGCACGGCGACGACATGATCGCCAACTTCGTGCTCGGGATCTGCGGCTGCCGGCCCACCTGGACCATGGAGCGCTACGTCGAGGAGCAGGTCGAACGCATCCGCGAGCAGGTCGGCGACCGCTCGGTGTTCCTGCTCGCCTCGGGTGGCGTCGACTCGACGGTGGCGGCCCGGCTGTTCGTCGAGGCGCTCGGCCCCGAGCGGCTGGAACTGCTGCACGTGGACAACGGGCTCATGCGCAAGGATGAATCGCGCCAGGTCGTGGCGATGTTCCGCGACATGGGGCTGGGCGACCATCTGCACTTCATCGACGCCACCGACACGTTCCTGGCGGCGCTGGCCGGGAAGGTCGAGCCCGAGGCCAAGCGGCGCGCCATCGGCGACACCTTCATCACCGTGTTCGAGAGCGAGGCGCGGCGGCTGGGCATCACCGGGCACATGCTGGGCCAGGGCACCATCTACCCCGACACGATCGAGACGGGCGGCACCAAGCGCGCCGACACCATCAAGACGCACCACAACCGGGTGCCGATCATCGAGGAGATGATCAAGGCAGGCAAGGTGGTCGAACCGCTGGCCGACCTCTACAAGGTCGAGGTGCGCGAACTGGGCGAGAAGCTGGGCATTCCCCACGACATGATCTGGCGCCACCCCTTCCCCGGCCCGGGTCTCGGCGTGCGGCTGCTGTGCAGCGACGGCGCCGTGGCCGACGAGACGACGCTGGCGAAGATCACCCCCGCGGTGGCCAAGGCCGTTGAGGACTACGGCCTGCAGGCGATGCCGCTGCCGATCCGCTCGGTGGGCGTGAAGGCCGACCTGCGCACGTACGAACACCCGGTGCTGCTGCACGCGCCGGCTTCCGTGGCCGGCGGCGAGTACGACTGGGACGCGCTGGCCGAGGCCTCGGGCACCATCTTCAAGACCGTGGGCGGACTCAACCGCGCGCTGCTGCTGCTGGGCGATGGCCTCCCACACGAGTGCCGTCCGCTGGCCGCGCAGATGACGCGCGAACGCCTGGATCTGCTGCGCGAGTGCGACGAGGTGATGATGGCCGCGCTGCGGCGCCATGGCCTGTACGACCAGGTGTGGCAGTGCCCGACGGTGCTGGTGCCTCTGGAGATCGACGGCCGCGGGCGGGAGCTGTGCATCGTGCGGCCCATCCTCAGCGAGCGCGCGATGACGGCCACGGCGGCGCGGCTGCCGCGCAGGCTGCTGGACGAGGTGCGGGCGCAGATCATCGCGCGCAGCGAGATCAGCGCGGTGGCGTATGACCTGACGAGCAAGCCGCCGGGGACTATCGAGTGGGAGTAG
- a CDS encoding SDR family NAD(P)-dependent oxidoreductase: MATKNGRVALITGANKGLGKEIGRQLGALGYTVVLTARDEQAGRAAAAELAAAGCDAHTIRLEVTSPDDIGRLAGYLESTFGRLDVLVNNAGIAIEWEGQPTDADKVRRTLEVNLIAPFAITEALVPLLARSDDARVINHSSMLGSIGTAESMWKQVGGFMAVGYSTSKAGLNMLTLIQSKTLAGKGIAVAAAHPGWVKTDLGTQAAPLEVDEGAGTVVDLVTMAREKFPNGQLWHKGARMPW, translated from the coding sequence ATGGCGACGAAGAACGGCAGGGTAGCGCTCATCACGGGGGCGAACAAGGGACTGGGCAAGGAGATCGGGCGGCAGCTGGGCGCGCTCGGCTACACGGTGGTCCTGACGGCCCGCGACGAACAGGCCGGGCGGGCGGCGGCGGCGGAACTCGCGGCGGCAGGATGCGATGCCCACACGATTCGTCTCGAGGTCACCAGCCCCGATGACATCGGCCGGCTCGCGGGCTATCTGGAGTCCACGTTCGGCAGGCTCGACGTGCTCGTGAACAACGCCGGGATCGCCATCGAGTGGGAAGGCCAACCGACCGACGCCGACAAGGTCCGGCGCACGCTCGAGGTCAACCTCATCGCCCCGTTCGCGATCACCGAGGCCCTCGTCCCGCTCCTGGCGCGCAGCGACGATGCACGGGTGATCAACCATTCCTCGATGCTCGGCTCGATCGGCACGGCGGAGAGCATGTGGAAGCAGGTCGGGGGCTTCATGGCCGTGGGATACTCCACCTCGAAGGCCGGGCTCAACATGCTGACCCTGATCCAGTCCAAGACGCTGGCGGGCAAGGGCATTGCGGTTGCCGCCGCCCATCCGGGCTGGGTGAAGACCGATCTCGGGACCCAGGCCGCGCCGCTTGAGGTTGATGAGGGCGCGGGCACGGTCGTCGACCTGGTGACCATGGCCCGCGAGAAGTTTCCCAACGGCCAACTGTGGCACAAGGGCGCGCGGATGCCCTGGTAG
- a CDS encoding polysaccharide deacetylase family protein — protein MSYPVDRLLCALALAFALLPVLPPAAAAQSVALSFDDGFDPREQPQAAAWNGAILEALEAAGVQAILFPTGRRVDSDEGLRLVGDWGRAGHAIGNHTYAHRNFGAAAMTVEVFTADIGKAQALLQELPGWTPRLRFPYLKEGETPEKRDALRAWLREQGYGSGAVSIDASDWYYNSRFLEWRGQHPTDDPAAWRDAYLDHLWDRACYYDSLSVAVLGRSLPHVLLLHANAINAAFLPDVIAMFRERGWKLVSPAEAWADPAYQLGPQTLPAGESHLWALARERGLPGLRYPAESDEYEKERVDRLVAAGD, from the coding sequence ATGTCGTACCCGGTCGATCGCCTCCTGTGCGCCCTCGCGCTCGCGTTCGCACTGCTGCCGGTGCTGCCGCCGGCAGCCGCCGCACAGAGCGTGGCCCTGTCCTTCGACGACGGCTTCGACCCGCGCGAGCAGCCGCAGGCCGCAGCCTGGAACGGGGCCATCCTTGAGGCGCTGGAAGCCGCGGGCGTCCAGGCGATCCTCTTTCCGACCGGCCGGCGCGTCGACAGTGACGAGGGCCTGCGGCTGGTGGGGGACTGGGGCCGCGCCGGCCATGCGATCGGCAACCACACCTACGCGCACCGCAATTTCGGCGCGGCGGCCATGACCGTCGAGGTGTTCACCGCCGACATCGGGAAGGCCCAGGCGCTGTTGCAGGAACTGCCCGGCTGGACGCCGCGGCTGCGGTTCCCGTACCTCAAGGAAGGCGAGACACCGGAGAAGCGTGACGCGTTGCGGGCGTGGCTGCGCGAACAGGGGTACGGCAGCGGTGCCGTCAGCATCGACGCCAGCGACTGGTACTACAACAGCCGCTTCCTGGAGTGGCGCGGGCAGCACCCGACGGACGACCCGGCGGCCTGGCGCGACGCCTACCTCGACCACCTGTGGGACCGCGCCTGCTATTACGATTCGCTGTCGGTGGCGGTGCTCGGCCGCAGCCTGCCGCACGTGCTGCTGCTGCACGCCAACGCCATCAACGCCGCCTTCCTGCCGGACGTCATCGCGATGTTCCGGGAGCGTGGGTGGAAGCTTGTGTCACCTGCGGAAGCCTGGGCCGATCCTGCGTACCAACTCGGACCGCAGACCCTGCCGGCAGGCGAGAGCCATCTGTGGGCCCTGGCCAGGGAGCGGGGATTGCCCGGCCTGCGCTATCCGGCCGAGAGTGACGAGTACGAAAAGGAGCGCGTAGACCGGTTGGTGGCGGCAGGAGACTGA
- a CDS encoding RNA-binding protein, with product MKKIYVGNLPFTATNDSVSQLFAKHGTVHSVALINDRETGRPRGFGFIEMDDSACAGAIQALDGFAMEGRNLSVNEAKDRAPR from the coding sequence ATGAAGAAGATCTACGTCGGCAACCTGCCGTTCACCGCGACCAACGACTCGGTGTCCCAGCTGTTCGCCAAGCACGGCACCGTGCACTCGGTGGCCCTCATCAACGACCGCGAAACCGGCCGCCCCCGCGGCTTCGGTTTCATCGAGATGGATGACAGCGCCTGTGCGGGGGCCATCCAGGCGCTCGACGGCTTCGCGATGGAGGGTCGCAACCTCAGCGTGAACGAGGCCAAGGACCGCGCGCCGCGGTAG
- a CDS encoding T9SS type A sorting domain-containing protein: protein MRKLFVVVALALVLVSAVQAPAQVGPLLWEDNFNTLDNWLKITGNGSWGWGNGELEFYKNENVDIADVPGEPGNKALRIVAKQESGPGIVDQWGNPLQYTSGKVMSKSFVSVKYGMIEARVWVPNLNLGGWPAFWLLGTANYAWPRSGEIDMMEMGLKKVYRDLHDTHNGGNGLDNSTVNQMMGANAIFYSEAAINPGNPSGAASLAWDPTDVYYRPYYNYANPLNGRFLIYRLYWDENSLRQTIVDNGVEYDLFAEPFTIDAESDEFRSPFYLIANLAIGGAVTDCYVLGDPGAGLPVTMPFPATMYVDYVRAYQWNGQGEVFLGPPTPRGGAFGLFTDTTPVNDTLVTEVSSQIYVWESTLVDGTIPPYEGDNGLAWRTNGRGWFGAGIMSIQPVNLFNFGEGHLNFRIKIPANVTFKIGVIDTWNNQYYVSFPAGQTKYGLVRNGEWGQASIPVTDLRGTAIDLRMLSYEFVILEEQGVGCEFALDDIYYSGGLASGTDRPEYRPVGAKVLANVPNPFNAGTELRFELPAAGPYEIEVYDIGGRRVTGFQGIGQVGVNAVRWDGRDELGRNAAAGVYHYRLLSAGSTASGKLVLVK, encoded by the coding sequence ATGCGCAAGCTCTTCGTCGTTGTCGCACTCGCGCTCGTTCTCGTTTCCGCGGTCCAGGCGCCGGCCCAGGTCGGCCCCCTGCTGTGGGAAGACAACTTCAACACCCTGGACAACTGGCTGAAGATCACCGGCAACGGAAGCTGGGGCTGGGGCAACGGCGAACTTGAGTTCTACAAGAACGAAAACGTCGACATCGCCGACGTGCCCGGCGAGCCCGGCAACAAGGCCCTGCGCATCGTCGCGAAGCAGGAGAGCGGCCCCGGCATCGTCGACCAGTGGGGCAACCCGCTGCAGTACACCTCGGGCAAGGTGATGAGCAAGTCGTTCGTCTCGGTCAAGTACGGGATGATCGAAGCGCGCGTCTGGGTGCCCAACCTGAATCTCGGCGGCTGGCCCGCGTTCTGGCTGCTGGGCACCGCGAACTACGCGTGGCCGCGGAGCGGCGAGATCGACATGATGGAGATGGGCCTGAAGAAGGTCTATCGCGACCTGCACGACACGCACAACGGCGGCAACGGCCTGGACAACTCGACGGTCAACCAGATGATGGGCGCCAACGCCATCTTCTACTCCGAGGCCGCCATCAACCCGGGCAACCCGTCGGGCGCCGCGAGCCTGGCCTGGGATCCAACCGATGTGTACTACCGCCCCTACTACAACTACGCGAACCCGCTGAACGGGCGCTTCCTGATCTACCGGCTGTACTGGGACGAGAACTCGCTGCGGCAGACGATCGTCGACAACGGCGTCGAGTACGACCTGTTCGCCGAGCCGTTCACCATCGACGCCGAGTCCGACGAGTTCCGCAGCCCGTTCTACCTGATCGCCAACCTGGCCATCGGCGGCGCGGTCACCGACTGCTACGTGTTGGGCGACCCGGGAGCCGGCCTGCCGGTCACGATGCCGTTCCCGGCGACGATGTACGTGGACTACGTGCGCGCCTACCAGTGGAACGGCCAGGGCGAAGTCTTCCTGGGGCCGCCCACCCCGCGCGGCGGCGCATTCGGACTGTTCACCGACACGACGCCGGTCAACGACACGCTCGTGACCGAAGTCTCCTCGCAGATCTACGTATGGGAGAGCACGCTGGTCGACGGCACCATCCCGCCCTACGAGGGCGACAACGGCCTGGCCTGGCGCACCAACGGCCGCGGCTGGTTCGGCGCCGGCATCATGTCGATCCAGCCGGTGAACCTGTTCAACTTCGGCGAGGGCCATCTCAATTTCCGCATCAAGATCCCGGCCAACGTCACCTTCAAGATCGGCGTCATCGACACCTGGAACAACCAGTACTACGTGAGCTTCCCCGCCGGCCAGACGAAGTACGGCCTGGTGCGGAACGGCGAGTGGGGCCAGGCGTCGATCCCGGTCACAGACCTGCGCGGCACGGCCATCGACCTGCGCATGCTGAGCTACGAGTTCGTGATCCTCGAGGAACAGGGCGTCGGCTGCGAGTTCGCCCTCGACGACATCTACTACTCGGGCGGGCTGGCCAGCGGCACGGACCGCCCCGAGTACCGCCCTGTCGGGGCGAAGGTGCTGGCAAACGTGCCCAACCCGTTCAACGCGGGCACCGAACTGCGCTTCGAGCTGCCGGCCGCGGGCCCGTACGAGATCGAGGTCTATGACATCGGCGGGCGCCGCGTGACCGGCTTCCAGGGCATCGGCCAGGTCGGCGTCAACGCGGTGCGCTGGGACGGCCGCGACGAACTGGGCCGCAATGCCGCCGCCGGCGTCTACCACTACCGCTTGCTGAGCGCCGGCAGCACGGCGAGCGGCAAGCTGGTGCTCGTGAAATAG
- a CDS encoding aspartate aminotransferase family protein, whose amino-acid sequence MSRELLQEAAARAVRYLESVDARAVRPDPAAVAGLAAWDTPLPDCPTDPHEVLRRLDDVGSPATMAMAGPRFFGFVIGGALPVTVAANWLATAWDQNTAFYHPTPATAEIERVALRWLVDMLGLPADCQGAFVTGATVANLTALAAARHTVLERAGWDVEAAGLFGAPPITVVVGEEVHPTLLKSLGVLGLGRTRVTRVPVDGQGRMRADALPRLHGPTIVCLQAGNVNTGACDPLEAIIPAARAADAWVHVDGAFGLWAAAAPARRHQVAGIEGADSWAVDAHKWLNVPYDCGLAFVRDGRALGAAMAVRAAYLPADSPRIPSDFTPELSRRARGVEVWAALHTLGRSGIAEMIERCCRHAARFAAGFVAAGHDVLNEVNLNQVLVSFGSPEVTERTIALVQSDGTCWCGGTVWQGRTAMRISVCSWATTAADVELSLEAILRAAAQAKAAAAK is encoded by the coding sequence ATGTCCCGCGAACTCCTGCAGGAAGCGGCGGCTCGGGCCGTCCGCTATCTCGAATCCGTTGACGCGCGCGCGGTACGACCCGACCCCGCCGCCGTGGCAGGACTGGCCGCCTGGGACACACCCCTGCCCGACTGCCCGACGGACCCGCACGAGGTCCTTCGCCGGCTCGATGACGTGGGCTCTCCCGCGACGATGGCCATGGCGGGACCGCGATTCTTCGGATTCGTGATCGGGGGAGCGCTGCCGGTGACGGTAGCTGCCAACTGGCTGGCCACGGCGTGGGACCAGAACACCGCCTTCTACCACCCGACACCTGCCACGGCGGAGATCGAGCGGGTGGCGCTGCGCTGGCTGGTGGACATGCTCGGACTGCCCGCCGATTGCCAAGGCGCCTTCGTCACGGGCGCGACGGTGGCGAACCTGACGGCGCTCGCCGCCGCTCGCCACACGGTGTTGGAGAGGGCAGGCTGGGACGTCGAAGCTGCTGGACTGTTCGGCGCCCCACCCATCACGGTGGTGGTCGGCGAGGAAGTGCATCCGACGCTGCTGAAATCGCTGGGCGTGCTGGGACTCGGGCGCACGCGCGTGACGCGCGTTCCGGTGGATGGACAGGGCCGCATGCGTGCCGATGCCCTGCCGCGCCTGCACGGTCCCACGATCGTCTGCCTGCAGGCAGGCAACGTGAATACCGGCGCCTGCGATCCCCTCGAGGCGATCATACCGGCGGCCAGGGCAGCCGACGCCTGGGTGCACGTGGATGGCGCCTTCGGGCTGTGGGCGGCGGCCGCCCCGGCGCGGCGGCATCAGGTGGCCGGCATCGAAGGCGCCGACTCGTGGGCTGTCGACGCGCACAAGTGGCTGAACGTGCCGTACGATTGCGGACTGGCCTTCGTCCGCGACGGGCGCGCCCTGGGCGCTGCCATGGCGGTGCGTGCAGCCTACCTGCCGGCGGATTCGCCGCGCATCCCGTCGGACTTCACGCCCGAGCTGTCGCGGCGTGCGCGAGGCGTCGAGGTGTGGGCCGCGCTTCACACGCTCGGCCGCTCCGGGATCGCCGAAATGATCGAGCGCTGCTGTCGCCACGCCGCTCGTTTCGCCGCCGGATTCGTCGCCGCCGGCCACGACGTGCTGAACGAGGTGAACCTAAACCAGGTGCTGGTTTCGTTCGGCTCGCCGGAGGTCACGGAACGCACGATCGCTCTCGTGCAGTCGGACGGCACCTGCTGGTGTGGCGGCACCGTCTGGCAGGGTCGCACGGCCATGCGCATCAGCGTGTGTTCGTGGGCCACGACTGCAGCCGATGTGGAGTTGAGCCTGGAGGCCATCCTGCGCGCAGCGGCGCAGGCGAAGGCCGCAGCAGCCAAATGA